A single window of Equus quagga isolate Etosha38 unplaced genomic scaffold, UCLA_HA_Equagga_1.0 HiC_scaffold_9767_RagTag, whole genome shotgun sequence DNA harbors:
- the LOC124232657 gene encoding glutathione S-transferase A3-like, which translates to MAAKPKLHYFNGRGRMEPIRWLLAAAGVEFEEEFLETSKDLEKLRNDGSLMFQQVPMVEIDGMKLVQCRAILNYIAAKYNLYGKDIKERALCGIFPALSSTIDRNNLGPSLREQDRVRGIMVTSSVASVVSTEVQYSEDEGQETRSGLKPAG; encoded by the exons ATGGCAGCGAAGCCCAAGCTTCACTACTTCAATGGACGAGGCCGAATGGAGCCGATCCGGTGGCTCCTGGCTGCCGCTGGAGTCGAG TTTGAAGAAGAATTTCTGGAAACTTCGAAAGACTTGGAAAAGCTAAGAAATG atGGGAGTTTGATGTTCCAGCAGGTGCCAATGGTCGAAATTGATGGGATGAAGCTGGTGCAGTGCAGAGCCATTCTCAACTACATCGCCGCCAAATACAACCTCTACGGGAAAGACATCAAGGAGAGAGCCCTGTGCGgtatttttcctgctctttcatCAACAATTGATAGGAACAATTTAGGTCCTTCCCTGAGGGAGCAGGACCGTGTCAGGGGGATCATGGTCACCAGCAGCGTGGCCTCGGTGGTGTCGACTGAGGTGCAGTACTCGGAGGATGAGGGACAGGAAACCCGCAGTGGACTCAAGCCAGCGGGATGA